A region of the Candidatus Poribacteria bacterium genome:
TTGATCTTAACATCTATTCTCGTACCGTTGCGAATGCTAAAGGCGTTCGGTTGGAAGGAATTGCTGGTACTATTGATCGCCGTTGCTTTGATATTAAGCCTCTCCATGGGCACGGGTGAAAAGCAGTTAGAACGGGTTGCCCATAAAGCCGGGAACGAGGCAATGATGGTTGACAGCGCTGGACACACAGATGGGTTTCCAACGTATTGGGAACTTGGACTCTTTTTCGGAAGTGGAGTACTCGCGATTTCAGCGATGATCCTGCCCGGCATCAGTGGTTCTTTTCTGATGCTCGCGCTCGGGGTCTATTTTCCACTCTTAACGGCGATCAATACCTTGATGGAAGGTGTTCCAAGACTGATCAACGGTACTTTAACGGAGGCGATGTTAGGAAGTGTTCTGATACTCGCTTTCGCTGCGCTCGGTTGTCTGTTTGGGCTTTTGGCATTTACACGATTGCTCAACTATCTGTTGGAGCGGTACCGCAACCTCACAATCGCCTTTCTTATCGGACTGATGGTGGGTTCACTTTACGGATTATGGCCCTTTCGCGAGTTTACAACGGTTGACGGGGAACGTATAGATACTGCTCACATATTACCGCAACTCGATATGAATCTGCTCATTACTGCGGGAGCTTTTCTCGTCGGCGGTGGTGTTATTCTTTTATTTATGCGCTTGGAGAATTAGAAGACGAGTTTTTTATTAATAGCCTATAAGCAACCCCTTCGCATGACGAGATGAAAAAAATAAAAAAGGTCGGTTTTTTTGTCAATACTACCAAAACGAACGCGGTAGGTGTCGTTGAAGGTGTGTCTACGTGGCTTAAAGAACGAGGTATTGTCGCGCTGCTTCCAGAGGAACAAGCCGTTGAATTAGGGTACCCGCAAACGGGTATCTCCAAAACGGAGGTAGTTGAACAGGCAGATATGCTGCTCGTTCTCGGTGGAGATGGTACACTATTGAGCGCAGCCCACACCCCGCAAATTGAGAATGTACCAATTTTAGCGATTAATATTGGGACGCTTGGGTTTTTGACGGACGCCTCGCTTGATCAACTCTATCCGACCTTAAGGGCGACGTTGGCGGGGGACTATCGGATAGAACATCGAATGATGTTAGAAGTCGTTGTAGATGGACAGCCCGAAGTAGAGTTAACCGAATCGGAAGAAGAAATTGCAGATTCTAACAAAGTCATAGCCCGTAATGAAATGGAGGGCGGATATACGGACAGGAACGTAAAGGCAGAAACCTACTTTACTGAACCTTGCCCAAAAACGCGTGCTTCTTTAGACCCAGATAGCGGAGTCGCGTTTTCGGACAAAGGAAAATTAAAAAAACCGTTCCGGGCTTTTGCGCTCAACGATGTTGTTATCCGTCACTATACGCGTCTGATTGAATTAGACGCACATATTGATGGCGAACTCTTTATACCGTACAATGCCGATGGTTTAATAATTGCAACACCGAGTGGTTCAACAGGATACTCGCTCTCTTGTGCGGGTACTATTGTTGCCCCGCAGTTAGAAGCGATCCTTCTAACACCTATAGCACCGCACAGTTTGACCGTGCGTCCTTTTATCGCCGATGGTAATGCTGAGATAACCGTCAAGATGCGTGCTGCCTACCAGAGCGTTGATGTTTTTGTAGATGGGCAGCGTGAGACACACAGCCTCACTGCCGACGCAGTCATAAAAGTGCAGAAAGCGGAACGAACAATTCGGCTTATTCGTTCGCAACATCATAGTTACTATAGAGCTTTACGTGAAAAACTAATGCTGGGAATAGCTGTCAGTTAAGAGTCGTCAGTTTGCCTCGCAGTGAGAGTTAAAGCGGGTTAAGATATTCCTAAGGTCTCTTTCTGAAAACTGAAAGGTTTTTTGCAGAAAAACCGAACTGAAAACTGAAAACTATTCCTCTGAAAACCGATAACCATTGATAATTAATAACCAATAACCGACACCTGATAACTGGCAACTATAATGATAGAAACACTCTCTATCCGCAACATTGCCCTCATAGATGAACTTGAATTGGAACTGGCATCCGGGTTGAATATCTTTACAGGTGAAACAGGTGCTGGTAAATCGGTCATCCTCAAGTCGATTGGATTGGTGTTAGGTGAGAGAGCCTCCGCCGATATTGTGCGCGAAGGTGCCGATTTCGCAAAGGTAGAGGCGAGTGTCGCCCCTGACGACACACATCCGATGTGGCACACCGATTTTGCCTTTAGCGATGTGTTGGACCCATCCGATGTGGTGATTCTTTCGAGGCAAATCAGCGCGAACGGTAGAAGTCGCTGCCATATCAACGGACGTTTGGTGAATTTAAAGCAATTGCAGGCACTCGGCACGCTGCTTGTTGACATCCACGGGCAACACGAACATCAATCGCTTTTTCGGACCGAAACACATCTCAAACTTTTGGATGATTTCGGTGGGAGCAGTGAGGCGAGGCAACAGGTTGGCAAGATATATACGCAACTACGCGCTTTGCAACAAGAGGCGGCCTCCGTTGCGGACACTTTGGCTGCATCAGAACGCGAAAAAGATCTCCTTGAATTTGAAATTAAAGAACTGACTGCGGCGAATCTGGAGGCAGGTGAAGACGAAAAGTTGGCAGATGAAGCCCGTGTCCTAAAAAATGCGGAAAAATTGTCCCAGTCTGCAAACTATGTATGCGAACAACTTGATGGTAGCAACCGATCCGGTGGTTTTGGCGGTGGGGCTATGGGAACGGATTTGTCTACACTTGACCGTTTGAAAGATGCTGCGAACGCGCTTACAGATTTATCAGATCTTGATGGTAGCCTCTCGGAATTACAGGATCGTTTGGAATCATCGCTCTACGAATTGGAAGATATCGCTTTACAGATCCGTCAGTATGCTGACACCGTGGAATTCAATCAAGGACGATTGGACGAGATCGCCGACCGGCTCGCCCTGATTGCAAAACTGAAGCGGCGTTATGGCAACACTCTTTCCGAGGTACTGGCATACCATGCTGAAGCAGAACAAAAGTTGGAGACCTTACACCTCGGTTCAGAGAAACAAGAGTCGCTTCAAGCGGAAATTAAAAAAACAATCCAAGAAGCCCAACATCTGTGTACTACGCTCTCCGCGAAACGGCTGCACGTCGCGAAACATCTTTCGGAGCGGATTGAGAAGGAACTCCGTACACTTGGCATGGACAAAGCAGAGTTTCAGGCATCCGTCCAACACATTCCAGACGAACGCGGCCCGTTTGAAGTAAATAGTAAACGTTACGCGTTTCGTTCCGACGGGATGGACGATGTTGAATTTTTGATTGCCCCGAACATCGGTTCCGAAGCGCGTCCGATCGCGAGGATTGCATCAGGTGGCGAAATTTCTCGGATCATGCTTGCTTTAAAGACGGTGCTGGTTCAAGTTGACGAGATTCCGACACTGCTTTTTGATGAGATCGATAGCGGTATCGGCGGCAAGGTCGCCGATGTTATCGGCAAGAAGTTGAAGGAACTTTCGGCGTTTTCACAAGTTATCTGTATTACGCATCTCCCACAGATCGCCCGTTTTGCTGATAATCATTTTCGGGTCGAGAAAAAGGTTGTTGATAAACGTACCCTGATTACGGCGAAACTACTGACAGCGGAAGAGCAGGTTAGTGAGATCGTCCGTATGCACGGTGGCGAAGAAACAGAAATAGGGCTTGCACATGCGCGAGAGTTATTGTCTGAAAAATAGTTTTTAAATATTAGGTTTCTGCTCCGATTTGTCCGATGTCCAAATCGGGTTCCCGATGAAAAACCCAAAAACGACAGTCTGGAATGAAACGGAAGACTGCTTACGAAAAGGCAACTGAAGCAACAAACCCACTTGACCGAACCGCAAGGAAAATTAAAAATTCTGCTCCGATTTGTCCTTTGTCCGATGTCCAAATCGGGTTTCCGATGAAAAACCCAAAAACGATAGTCTGGAATGAAATGGAAGACGGCTTACGAAAAGGTGATTGAAGCAACAAACCCGCTTGACCGAACCGCAAAGGAAGTTAAAAATATGGACGACAGGTTTACACAAGCCAGCGGAACGCATGTTTATACGGGGTGCGAGTTGTTAGTCAAAGGTGCCTTGGAGAGTGGGGTTAGTCTGCTCACAGGGTATCCGGGTTCCCCGATTGCCGAAGTATTTGATGTCCTCCAACGGAATGCGGAATTGTTGAAAAACAACGGCATCATCGCGCAGATAGCCAACAATGAAGCGTTAAGTATTGCGCGTCTCAACGGCTCACAGATGGCGGATGTCCGCGCAATAGCGTTTATGAAAAGCGTCGGCTTACATGTAGCCTCCGATGCCTTGGCGATTAGCAACCTTGCAGGAACAACCGGCGGGGCTGTCGTTGTCGTTGGTGATGATACATGGTCGCACAGCACACAGGTACCTGCTGACTCCCGATTTTTGGCGCGGCATGTATATACGCCACTGATTGAACCGAGCACATTTCAGGAACTTAAGGACTGGGTTCACTGTGCTTTCCAGATTTCTGCTGCAGCCGATCTCTATGTTTGTTATTTAACGACTGAAAACCAAGCGAGTGGCGGTGGAAATGTTGAACTTCAACCTAACATTTATCCTGACATTACCGAGTTGAAACGCGTTAGCCTTGATACCCAACTCATTGATGCCGATAAACGGGTTGTCTTACCCCCGCATACCGCCCAGATTGAGACGGAAACGTTTCAGGAACGGCTGCCCACGGCTCTTGAAACGGCAAGGGATCTCGGACTGAATAAAATTCAGTTTGTCGGAGATCCTTCAAGCCAAAAGCGGTATCCACTCGGATTCGTCAGTGCCGGTTTAGCACACAGCTGCCTCCTCCACGCGCTCGGCGAATTAAACTTATACGGCGACATTCCAGTTCTCAAACTCGGTATGACCCATCCAATTGACGCGGATATCGTCCGAGAGTTTACTGAACAGGTTGACGAAATCTACGTTGTTGAAGAGAAACGTCCCCTCTTAGAAAACGAAATTAAAGCACTCCTTACGCAAATGTACCAAGACGGTGGTATCAAACGGTACGTAAGCGTCTGGGGAAAACAATTCCCCGACAGTTTAGCAGGTATTCCCGCAGCTTCCGGATTGGATGCATCTATTCTCATCCAGAAACTCATCCCACTTTTCAAACATCGCCTTAGCACAAACAGTACGCCTGTCGATTTGGAACATCTCACGTGTGAAGAAACACTCCAAAAACAGGTATCTGAACAACAAATTGACATCCCACAACGAACACCTACTTTCTGTCCGGGCTGCCCACACCGCGATTCCTCAAGTGTCTTCCTTGAAATCACAAGACAATTTATGGATACGGACTACATGAAAAAGCACCACAATTCAGTACCGGTAGATCTTGTCTTTCACGGGGATATCGGTTGCTATTCGATGCTCAAATATGAACCGTTTCCGCGGTTGATGCACAACCTCTCCGCAATGGCGTTAGGTGGTGGGTCAGGTGCTGGTATTGACCCGTTTATTGAAAATAAGCAGATCGTTTTCATGGGGGATTCAACCTTTTTCCACGGTGGGATGGCAGCGATTTCAGATTCAATCAAAAACAACCAAGATATTGCTTATATCATTTTAGATAACCAAACGACGGCAATGACTGGGCACCAGCCGACGCCAGCGGGTGAACTTGACCTCCTCGGTAATCCGACGTTTGCACAGGACATTGAGCAGGTCGCTCAAGGGCTCGCTGGCGATTCGGAAATAGATATTGTACGCACCAACCCAGAAGATCGGGTAAACTACAAAAAACATCTTGAAAAGACCATCCTTAAACCCGGCATCAAAATTGTCATTGCTGACAAAGAGTGTGCGATTACTTACCACCGCCGCCTCCGTCGCGAACAACGTAAGACTATAGCCAAAGATGGTTTCCTGAAATACGAAAAGCATATCAATATCACACCTGAAGTTTGCGAATTTTGTCGGGAATGCACCACGGCTACAGGGTGTCCGGGTTTAAAAGTTGTTGATACCGATTATGGTGATAAGATTGCTATTGACCAATCAAACTGCGTCTCTGATGGCGCGTGTGCGCGGATTAAATATGCGTGTCCAGCCTTTGAAGAGGTTATCGTCACCCGTAAACGTCCACCACAAGCGCAGATGATGGCATCCGCTTACCGAGATCTCCTGAGTGATGATCCCTTACCACCGCCGCCACCACTGACATTTGAGCGGAGTTGGAACACGTATGCTGCAGGGGTCGGTGGCATGGGCATTGGGACTATTTCCAAGGTCCTTGTCGTTGCGGGGTATTTCCAAGGCTACGATGTAACGTTTTGTGACAGGAAAGGATTGGCAATTCGCAACGGCGGGGTTTATACACATATTGCATACACGCAACCGAGTGTCCACGCTTCTCCGATGATCCCGTATGGCAAAGCGGATCTGCTGTTAGGACTTGACATCTTAGAGGCTGTTCGTGGTATCACCCCGCGGTCGCTTTTCCGTGTCGCATCACCTGATCGTACCGTTGCTGTAGTCAATACAGCGAAAACCGAGACAATAACGACTCTCATTGGTAAAGACGATTTTGATCCAGATGCACTTGAAGAGACACTTCAGACCCATACCAAATCCGAGGCGTATTTCGGCATTGATCTGTTTACTGCCTCTGAGCAGTTGTTCGGCAACAAGTTGTATGCGAACATGATGCTCTTGGGTACCGCCTTCCAACGCCGATTGATACCTCTTGAACTGGAACCGCTCCAATTGGCACTCAAGCAGATGGTCCCGCATGCCGATTTAGAGACGAATATGAAAGCATTCAATGTCGGACGGCGGCTCGCGCTTGACTCCCAACAACTCGTAGATGAGGCACCCCGCGAGTCGAATTATGCCGAAATGCTCTCTGAAAAACGACAGATTCTGGAGAGCAAACGCGGCGGAAAGCGTTTGGCACAAAGGTACGCGACACTCGTTGAAAGTGCCGTGGAGACAATGGATGTTGGTTCGGACAATATTCATCGACTGCTGGCACTCTATACCTACGACCTCGTCCAGTTTGAAGGCATTAACTATGCCCGGATGTATATTGAAAAAGTAAAACAGGTTTGTGCGAGTGATTCAGAATCATACAGCTATCGTGCTACAAAAGCCGCTATCAGATATCTGCATAAGGTGATGCTAATTAAGGACGAAGTCTATGTTGCACATCTTCTGACAAGCAAAGAAAAATTGGAACGGGACAAGGCACTATACAAGGTTGACACCAAAAACGGCGACAGGATTAAATATGTCCATCTCAATCGTCCGCATTTCACTGTTATGGGATTTGACTTTGAGACAGATATTGACACGCACAATTGGCAGTTAAACTTGATGAAACGGATGAAGTTTCTAAGACGGTTATTACCGGAATGGCATGCGAAAGAAAAGGCATTCCGAGAGTGGTATATTTCCCGTGTGATTGACACGTTCGCTCCAACCGATGCCGAGACTTACGATAAGCATCTCCGCGCTTTAGAATCTGTGGAGGAGGTCCGTGGCTATCGAGAGATTCGCTATCCAAAGATGGAGGCGGCGAAACAGACCGTTGAAGAACTGCTTGGGAGATAGCAATTGGCAGTCCTCGGAAGTCATGCGATCACGATCACCGTGATGGCGTGCTTCCGACGCAGTCAGCAATCAGCGGTCAGCAAGATAGCTACACGATCCCGTAGACAACGTTAATTTCTTCTCGCAGGCTGGTTTGGCGTTGACAACCGGACACCGACTACCGACAGGCAAAACCATTAAACAATGCAAAAGCAACACTTACTGACAGGACATACGCGTATCGTCGGCGTTATTGGTGACCCCGTTGAACACAGCCGGTCGCCTCAGATGCACAATGCTGCCTTTGCCAAAGCCGGACTTGATTACGTATACGTCCCTTTTCATGTCCGCCCGAATGATTTGTCAGACGCAATCGCGGGGTTTAAAGCGACCAATGTCGTTGGCATTAATGTGACGCTTCCGCATAAACAGGCAGTCATCTCACATCTTACATCGATTTCACGGGAAGCAGAACTCATTGGAGCAGTGAACACACTCACCTTTACTGATGACGGGATACACGGCGACAATACAGATGCCCCGGGTGTTTTGAGGGCCTTAGAGGAAAACGGAAACATGTCTGTGCCAGTAGGCGAAAATGTTGTCGTTTTAGGGGCAGGAGGTGCTGCCAGGGCAGTGGTTGTTGCGTTGGCACTCGCGGGTGTAGCTTTGATTACGATCGCTAACCGCACAGTGGAGAAAGCTATCTCCTTGGCTGAGGAGATGCGTCAAAAAACGGGTATTTCCATGCAGGGGTTGGGGTTTGCGGATCCTCGATTGCCTGTTGCTGTTCGTGAGAGCATGCTCCTCATCAACACTGCGACGGTTAGTATGGACGCGACACATCCACTGTTAATTTCTGCGGATTGGCTTCAACCGCACACTGTCGTTTACGATATCGTGTATACGCCTCCGGTGACACCGCTTATGCGAGCTGCCGCTGTGCGCGGCTGTGAAACGCTCGGTGGCATCGGTATGTTAGTGCATCAGGGGGCAATCGCTTTTGAAACATGGACGGGTATTGCACCGTGTACAGAGATAATGCACCAAGCCCTATAAACATATCGTCCCTACGGGACTAAAACTGATAACCGTAAAAAAATACGAAAGGGGTCAATAACGATATAATGGAACAGCAAGAACAAGATCTTAATAAACCGATTCGATTCGTTATACTCGGCACACCTTATACTATCAAACCGACCGAGGAATTAACCGCGGAAGACATCGGTAAACTCGTTGACCAGGTCAAAAGCTTAGTTGAATCCTATCTCAGGAGAGGCTTTGATGAAGCGAGGGTTCCGTTGCTCGTCGCGTTCCACATCGCTGACGAAAAACGTCGCCTTCAAGAAGAGTATGAATTGCCATTACATCGGATCGTAGAGCGACTCCAATTTGCGATTGAAGAGGATACAGAGGCAGACGAGGTATCCTTTACTACAGAAGAGCAAACTTCCGATTGAGGCGATTGTGGATTGTTGAACTTCAACTTCATCTGATTCAGTATCGGTTCGCTGCTTAACGGAGCAACACCAACGCGAGGATACCAAATATCGGAAGCAGGGCAATTAAGATTTTGACTTCAAGTAGATAGTTTTTATAACGTTGAATGGCAGAATTTTGTTCTGCCCACTGGTTGATAAAATCAATTCGCCGGTGGATAGATGGGTGTGTGTTGAACATTTCAAAAAACCGTCGAATTGATTTTGGCACCGAATTCAGCACAGCAAGTTTCATCAAAGCGTTTTTAAATGCTTCGGGTTTCTTCGTGAGCGCAGCCGCATATAGGTCGGCTTGATGTTCACAGCGTCTTGACAAATACCGGAAGATGAACACGAAATAGACGATTAGAAAAGTTAATGAACATAACGTTGGCAAGATTTGTGATTCCCCGAAATATGCCACCAACGGTTCTTCAACAAGCACAAAGAAAAACAGATAACTCAATAGATAGAAGATCGAAAACAGCATATACGTCGGAATGTGTCTGTAGCGGATATGCCCAAGTTCGTGGGCAACGACGGTTTCGATCTCTTCATCTGTAAAGTATTCAAGGAGTGCATCTGTCAGGAAAATTCGGCGGTTCCACGGAAAGGTCCCCGCGACTGCTGCATTGGCTATTAATAGCGAACCGGTCTGCCATACTACAATATCCCGATATTTTATGCCGCTCTGTTTCGTCAACACATCTAATTTTCCCTTCAATGCTGAACCGACCGCCAGGGGTTCCGTTTTCCATAGAAACTGCATGAATAGTGGTGCAAAAATATAAGCGGACGCAATCACGGGTAGAATCAACCCTATGAGTACATAAGGGTGCTCAAGGATGAACATCTGTACTGAATATGGGAGCCAGTACACAGCATCTATTGTGGCGAGATAAGCCAACATCGGCAGCAGTGGGAAGAGCAGAAACTTGAATTGAAGTGTGGCGACCTCTCGGTAGTGTCCTTGTTGGAGCCGATTCACTTGATAAAAGGCAAGCCGGATACAGATGAGACCAATCAGAAGCGGAAGCAATGCGAATATCTGGCGCAGGTGCCTCATGGGAAAGAAGGCAAGGTGTTTATCAATCAAGGTGGGCAAATTCAGCAAGTATATATTACACAGATACGCCGCTAAACTCATACACTCAAAAACGATCATGAAGCGTCGCAAGCGATAAAGTTTCGGTAGGTTCTCTTCTTTGTCCGCAGGAAAAGTTCGCGCCACGTACGATGTCACGAAACACGTAAGGAGCACAGGGAAACCTGTTAATACAATTGTCCAAAGCACCACCTGCATATCGCTGATGTTTATGTTAGTTTGGGGCGGTTCAAAGGAAAAAAGAAAGAGTAAACCCGCGATGAGGATAATGCTTATCTGTCCCATGTTGTCAGTAGTCCTTGGTTTGTACTCATGTTAGTTTCGTGACGCTTGCAAAGTCCTTCTATCAGTGTCGATTTCTGAACCTCACGGCTACTTAATTCTATCTTATATTGCATCAAAAATCAAGGATGTTTTAACATCTAATCCTATTGTTTTGGCGAGCGTGAAAAAAACTTTTGACTTTTTTTGGATAAAAGTGATATAATTCATAGTAAAAGCACCTGTGCGAATAAATTACTTGCAGGTTTTCCATATTTTGCAAGTTCGCGATGCAGTTTCGGGCATTGAAAACCGTTGTTTGTGCGCGGGACAGGTAATTATTCCGTTTGCATACATACGCTCAAAACGGGATTTGAGAAGAATTCCGAGGAAAATAGAGTATATTATTTTGGGGTAACTTAAAAACAGACGCTTTAATGTCGGTTTGCAAGTAACGCTCAGAATTGTCGTTAAACATTAGGAGGAATCCATGCTAAGTAGAACCACTTTCACAATTATCGCTCTTCTGGGAGTCGCGCTTGTTGTTAGTAGTTGCGGCAAGTTAAACCAAGAAGAGTTTGAAATGTGGAAGAATGAACATGTCTCACAGATAGAGCAGACCAACTCTGACATGTCAAACAAATTCACGATGTTAGAAGGCAAAGTCGATCAGAATAATAAAGATACGACAGAGGCAATCTCCAAAGCGAAGGAGGAGACGATTGCCGCATCCCAACAAGGTGATGCCGACACTATTGCTGCTGCAGAGCAAAAAGCCAAAGAAGGGGACGCACAACTCCGCGCGGACTTAACCAAGGCGATTGACATGCAAGGCAAAGAAGCAATGGACGCTGCGAAAAGCGGAGATGCTGAATTGAAAATGCAGCTGGATGCTGTAGGACAGAACGCTACAGCTAACGGCGCAGCGATAAAACAGATTCGATCTGAACTGATGGCTGTGAAAGAACAGGTTGCTATGAACGCGAAAGAGGCAGCCAAGAAACCGATGGTGGTTACGACCGTCAATTTCGGCAGCGGACAGACCGGCCTATCCAGCAAAGACAAAGAGATGCTTGACGGTGTCGTCGATCAACTCATGGCATCGGATGCAAAGATTGTAGTTGTTGGACATGCTGATGGCACGCCGGTGCTGCGTGGAAGCCATAGAAGCAACTGGGATCTCTCACAAGCACGCGCCAACTCGGTATCAAAATACTTGAAATCCAAAGGAATTGATGCCGCCAGAATAGAGGCAGTTGGCATGGCACACACGAAACCTGTCGCCCCGCAAAATACTGCCGCTGGCAGAGCTATGAATCGCAGGGCTGAAGTCATTCTGCTCCCCGCTGGCGCAATGATGTAGCCTAACTGTTTCATATCAACGTAGGGGCGGGTTCCTTGCCCGCCCATCGTTGCCATATCTATGTCCTACAGCACTCGTTGGATAAGGACTTTATTTCTATGCGTCTGGTCTTTGTATGTTTCATGTTGCTACTTCTGATCCTCTGTCTAACGCCCGCGGATGCTGTTGATAGCCCATCCTTGCGCCCCTCGCCCGTCCGAGATTTCTTGGGTAAACATCTTGATTCTCCTTCATTTCAACTTTCCCTGTTTTCATATAAACCGGAGTTAGGTGGCTTGACTAATATCCTCCAGAGTGTCGGCGTATCAAGTGTTCCGAGTGCTCTGCTGCCTACGTTCTCGGTTGTGTTTGAACACACACCGGAGTTAGATTCACGTTTTGAATTCGGCTATTGGCAGATGGAACTTGACATTCCACCACCTACCTCGGCGAACCTCTCTACTACACTCATTCCGATTTCATATCAGTTTATCTATCGCCCCGTTTTGCTATCCGAATTTTTACCGATCTATTTGGGCGGCGGCATCGGGTTTTTGGGGACGAGTTTTAGTGGCAATGCAGTGGATCTGCTTGAGCAACAAGGCATCAGTTTCGATGACAGTTCCTCTGGTCCAACAGGATATGTCATCATCGGGGCAGAATTGCTTCAGTGGGAATATAACCTTGCGCTCAACCTTGAGTTGAAACGGATACTCAAAACAGTAGAGACAACAGGCACGACACCGCTCAACCTGATTTTAGATGGTACTGCGATCGGATTGGGTGTGAAAATGAAATTCTAACCTAATAGTTATTCCACGGATGTTCTTAAAGCATGCCAAACGAATTCTTCTTTTTTTCATCTGTCTCGTGTTCGGTGGCATTATCGGCGGCTATTCGGACACCCCGCTCCCACTCCTTAGCCTGCTGGTTGTAACCGGTGCCTTCGTTTTCCTCGGCATGGAGATCGCGGTCTATCTGCTGTTAATTGCCCTGCCCTTTTCATTCCGCTACATCCTTCCGGGGCGCTTTGAAATTCAAACACCGACAGAACCGCTATTAGGTATGCTCGTCGCTGTTTACTGCGCGCAAAAAATAGTTGATCGGGTGCTACAGAAAGAGAAACCAGAAAATACCTTTCCGTTCTTGGTACCACTTTGCGCCTATATTTTCGTTACCTTCCTTTCAGGAATTAATACACCTGATCTCTTTGGCACATTCAAAGGCGCGCTGCGTGCGACAGTGTACATGCTGTTTAGTGTTATCGTGTATGCGGTTATCCAAAACAGAGCAACCCTGAAACGACTGTTTATTGCTACCTTTCCTTCCGCCGCTGTTGCTGTTATCTGGACAGTGATTGTCCTAATTTATCACATTGACGCGTGGCAGTGGACAAGTGCCTATCGGAGTGCCCCGTTTACGAATTACTCTGTTTATGGTGCCTTCACCGCGATTTTCTTTTTGGTTTGCCTCAGTCGCCTCCTATTTGACAACAGCACTTACGACAGAGTTTTATGGACGGCGTGGTTCGTCTGTTTCAGTGTTGGACTTCTAATGTGTTTTTCGCGTGGGGTCTGGCTCTCCGTCATTGTCACAGTCGGTTTTATGCTGCTGCAACTTGGGAGGGGTGTTACGCATAAAAAGATTCTGTTTATGGGTGCGGCATGTCTCATCTTATTGGTATGCCTGAATTTGCCCGGTGTCTATCACATTATTATCGAGCGGGTTTCGTCGGCAGTAGATATCAGTTATGCTTCAAACCGAGCGCGCCTGCTACGGTGGGGTCAA
Encoded here:
- a CDS encoding 2-oxoacid:acceptor oxidoreductase family protein; this encodes MKWKTAYEKVIEATNPLDRTAKEVKNMDDRFTQASGTHVYTGCELLVKGALESGVSLLTGYPGSPIAEVFDVLQRNAELLKNNGIIAQIANNEALSIARLNGSQMADVRAIAFMKSVGLHVASDALAISNLAGTTGGAVVVVGDDTWSHSTQVPADSRFLARHVYTPLIEPSTFQELKDWVHCAFQISAAADLYVCYLTTENQASGGGNVELQPNIYPDITELKRVSLDTQLIDADKRVVLPPHTAQIETETFQERLPTALETARDLGLNKIQFVGDPSSQKRYPLGFVSAGLAHSCLLHALGELNLYGDIPVLKLGMTHPIDADIVREFTEQVDEIYVVEEKRPLLENEIKALLTQMYQDGGIKRYVSVWGKQFPDSLAGIPAASGLDASILIQKLIPLFKHRLSTNSTPVDLEHLTCEETLQKQVSEQQIDIPQRTPTFCPGCPHRDSSSVFLEITRQFMDTDYMKKHHNSVPVDLVFHGDIGCYSMLKYEPFPRLMHNLSAMALGGGSGAGIDPFIENKQIVFMGDSTFFHGGMAAISDSIKNNQDIAYIILDNQTTAMTGHQPTPAGELDLLGNPTFAQDIEQVAQGLAGDSEIDIVRTNPEDRVNYKKHLEKTILKPGIKIVIADKECAITYHRRLRREQRKTIAKDGFLKYEKHINITPEVCEFCRECTTATGCPGLKVVDTDYGDKIAIDQSNCVSDGACARIKYACPAFEEVIVTRKRPPQAQMMASAYRDLLSDDPLPPPPPLTFERSWNTYAAGVGGMGIGTISKVLVVAGYFQGYDVTFCDRKGLAIRNGGVYTHIAYTQPSVHASPMIPYGKADLLLGLDILEAVRGITPRSLFRVASPDRTVAVVNTAKTETITTLIGKDDFDPDALEETLQTHTKSEAYFGIDLFTASEQLFGNKLYANMMLLGTAFQRRLIPLELEPLQLALKQMVPHADLETNMKAFNVGRRLALDSQQLVDEAPRESNYAEMLSEKRQILESKRGGKRLAQRYATLVESAVETMDVGSDNIHRLLALYTYDLVQFEGINYARMYIEKVKQVCASDSESYSYRATKAAIRYLHKVMLIKDEVYVAHLLTSKEKLERDKALYKVDTKNGDRIKYVHLNRPHFTVMGFDFETDIDTHNWQLNLMKRMKFLRRLLPEWHAKEKAFREWYISRVIDTFAPTDAETYDKHLRALESVEEVRGYREIRYPKMEAAKQTVEELLGR
- a CDS encoding shikimate dehydrogenase, with protein sequence MQKQHLLTGHTRIVGVIGDPVEHSRSPQMHNAAFAKAGLDYVYVPFHVRPNDLSDAIAGFKATNVVGINVTLPHKQAVISHLTSISREAELIGAVNTLTFTDDGIHGDNTDAPGVLRALEENGNMSVPVGENVVVLGAGGAARAVVVALALAGVALITIANRTVEKAISLAEEMRQKTGISMQGLGFADPRLPVAVRESMLLINTATVSMDATHPLLISADWLQPHTVVYDIVYTPPVTPLMRAAAVRGCETLGGIGMLVHQGAIAFETWTGIAPCTEIMHQAL
- a CDS encoding M48 family metallopeptidase yields the protein MGQISIILIAGLLFLFSFEPPQTNINISDMQVVLWTIVLTGFPVLLTCFVTSYVARTFPADKEENLPKLYRLRRFMIVFECMSLAAYLCNIYLLNLPTLIDKHLAFFPMRHLRQIFALLPLLIGLICIRLAFYQVNRLQQGHYREVATLQFKFLLFPLLPMLAYLATIDAVYWLPYSVQMFILEHPYVLIGLILPVIASAYIFAPLFMQFLWKTEPLAVGSALKGKLDVLTKQSGIKYRDIVVWQTGSLLIANAAVAGTFPWNRRIFLTDALLEYFTDEEIETVVAHELGHIRYRHIPTYMLFSIFYLLSYLFFFVLVEEPLVAYFGESQILPTLCSLTFLIVYFVFIFRYLSRRCEHQADLYAAALTKKPEAFKNALMKLAVLNSVPKSIRRFFEMFNTHPSIHRRIDFINQWAEQNSAIQRYKNYLLEVKILIALLPIFGILALVLLR
- a CDS encoding OmpA family protein, yielding MLSRTTFTIIALLGVALVVSSCGKLNQEEFEMWKNEHVSQIEQTNSDMSNKFTMLEGKVDQNNKDTTEAISKAKEETIAASQQGDADTIAAAEQKAKEGDAQLRADLTKAIDMQGKEAMDAAKSGDAELKMQLDAVGQNATANGAAIKQIRSELMAVKEQVAMNAKEAAKKPMVVTTVNFGSGQTGLSSKDKEMLDGVVDQLMASDAKIVVVGHADGTPVLRGSHRSNWDLSQARANSVSKYLKSKGIDAARIEAVGMAHTKPVAPQNTAAGRAMNRRAEVILLPAGAMM